GTGAATCGTCGCTGCTCGGAACGTCGCGGGCCGGCATGTATTTCGTCTCGAATAGCGGCGAGCTCTTGTTGGAAGGTCGCCGTGAGCTGTGCTATCTGCGTGCACAGCTGTGCCTCGAGCTCGCGCATTTCTTTCGACGACCGTGCGGCGGGACCCGCAGAGGCCTCGACTACCTGTGCGCGAGGACCCAATGCTTCGGCGATGGTGTCGGCCATCTCGGCCACTCGGTCGAGTTCGACGTCTCGCTGCCTCGACAGGACGACCTGCATGCTTGCAGGGAGCCGTCCTAACCACAGGGTGCGCAGTATCGCCTCTGACACGGCTGCTCCTCCCAAGGACCGCAGGTGACGTAGAAATTGCGACGGTTTTCGGTCGCCCATCTCCTCGTGCTCGAGGAGTCGACGCGTTTTCAACTCCTGCGACGCGCCGATGCGTTTGATCAGCTCTACCTTGAGCTTGGTGAAGGGCTCGGCTGAGGGGTTCAGGATGATATCCCGTACTTCGGCCGCATATTCTGCATTGAGGGCACCCAAAACATACCCGAACTTGGTGGATTCGGCTGTAACACCGCTCGCGTCGAGGCTCCTCTCGACCATCGCGAACCACAACTCGGGGTCGGTCGGCGAAAACTCCGGTATTCTCACCGCGACGCGATTGACTGCCGGTGCGGGTGGAGTTGCCATCGTAGCACGTGAATATCCGGGAAAAGAA
The Augochlora pura isolate Apur16 unplaced genomic scaffold, APUR_v2.2.1 APUR_unplaced_4179, whole genome shotgun sequence DNA segment above includes these coding regions:
- the LOC144477829 gene encoding uncharacterized protein LOC144477829, with translation MATPPAPAVNRVAVRIPEFSPTDPELWFAMVERSLDASGVTAESTKFGYVLGALNAEYAAEVRDIILNPSAEPFTKLKVELIKRIGASQELKTRRLLEHEEMGDRKPSQFLRHLRSLGGAAVSEAILRTLWLGRLPASMQVVLSRQRDVELDRVAEMADTIAEALGPRAQ